A window of the Tachysurus fulvidraco isolate hzauxx_2018 chromosome 6, HZAU_PFXX_2.0, whole genome shotgun sequence genome harbors these coding sequences:
- the zeb2a gene encoding zinc finger E-box-binding homeobox 2a isoform X2, with the protein MKPEIMAEGPRYKRRKQANPRRKNVLSSDEEDRLQGSEGEGSPVGVPSLEPSPRVAHALLSCREDEEDESHDIWQHTDLNGAEDRKDEYNPLSPDVSLHGAGNGTVKGIDATAELECFLAKRKLEDNEGCPASIAEYLQRGDTAIIYPEDPEESTRLSTPEANGQDDNENDLALRTPDDFAQLLTCPYCDRGYKRLTALKEHIKYRHEKNEESFPCPLCSDTFAYRTQLDRHMATHRPSRDQPPVLNEGAGNRKFKCTECGKAFKYKHHLKEHLRIHSGEKPYECSNCKKRFSHSGSYSSHISSKKCIGLISINGRVRHGVGTKPGSSPNSAASSPGSPALAQLRSKLENSRCTGLQDPLAHPDIKAEPMDFNECRLMMASPPEYGGPGPFLNGTGRGGSPLGMHNSSQNPLQNLALRLEAHALGYQGMNSNLRKVQRVLQIVDNTVYQQKLDSNPEEPSKLRGYMKEEHKLALASQAGFHGVGHNSPSKSIIDYTIEKVTEAKTSPQSLTEDAEKRALDIKKERPNHIIGAISDEKAQERDGQYTSFSCQYCKESFNGPIPLHQHERYLCKMNEEIKAVLKPNESLPINHRGVSGIEQQSVMVSSSMSDRNTTSPINPFTDHLSVLKAYFAMNTEPSSEELRKISIAVGLPQEFVNKCFIQWKAQALHGMSRKRSPPPEWASGDSNHGLARESALARSPSIGQYSDSTAELQGTTNGETWHRISKSSIRQINEKAFDSVDHLRGETPSPLNLSSTSSKHSHSSSYTPTSLTSEDAHGEPLDLSLPKHLSKSDRKPKPNGFNIDSDHVKREQGAEPLDLAQIKKEFNGSNSVGNESQLDKSSSPIFSINPFSGGPIYTPLPPHGAFPPSTFMSPAQASIPGLRPYPGLDPMGFLPHMAYTYAAGAATFAEMQQRRKYQRKTVFQGELLDSTGDYLSGLEDLTDSELLLARKKIKKTESGMYACDLCDKTFQKTSSLLRHKYEHTGKRPHQCQICKKAFKHKHHLIEHSRLHSGEKPYQCDKCGKRFSHSGSYSQHMNHRYSYCKREAEEREAAKQESHENGGLLEPTELLMHHAYLKGLAPLRFSDPEEQGEDMIRGSTVLRDGMEDRSREAEKVYPEVTDRREAMFREEKEMETMEDRLESQSLDGMAKDEKENDASGGTEDESSEERKTESKTDGEGEIEDAD; encoded by the exons TTCTGAGCTCCGATGAAGAGGACAGACTGCAGGGTTCGGAGGGAGAGGGGAGCCCGGTCGGCGTTCCCAGCCTCGAGCCGTCACCCCGAGTGGCACATGCCCTCCTTTCATGCAGAGAAGACGAGGAGGACGAGAGCCATGACATCTGGCAACACACGGACCTCAACGGTGCAG AGGACAGAAAAGATGAATACAATCCTCTGAGCCCTGACGTCTCTCTCCATGGCGCTGGTAACGGTACAG TTAAGGGTATTGATGCCACTGCAGAGCTGGAGTGCTTCTTGGCCAAGAGGAAGCTGGAGGACAACGAGGGATGTCCAGCCAGCATCGCTGAGTACCTGCAACGAGGGGACACGGCCATAATTTACCCAGAAGACCCGGAGGAGAGCACGAGGTTGAGCACTCCAGAGGCCAATGGGCAGGATGACAATGAGAATG ATCTGGCACTCAGGACGCCAGATGACTTTGCTCAACTGTTGACCTGCCCCTACTGCGACCGCGGCTACAAGAGGCTGACCGCCCTCAAGGAGCACATCAAGTACCGGCACGAGAAGAACGAGGAGAGCTTCCCCTGCCCGCTCTGCAGCGACACATTCGCCTACCGCACGCAGCTGGATCGCCATATGGCCACCCACAGGCCTTCTAGGGACCAG CCTCCGGTGCTGAACGAAGGGGCTGGAAACCGCAAGTTTAAATGCACAGAGTGTGGGAAAGCCTTCAAATACAAGCACCATCTGAAGGAGCACCTCCGCATCCACAGTG GTGAAAAGCCATATGAATGCTCCAACTGTAAGAAACGCTTCTCGCACTCTGGCTCCTACAGTTCACACATTAGTAGCAAGAAATGCATTGGCCTCATCTCTATAAATGGACGGGTACGACATGGGGTCGGCACCAAGCCTGGCTCATCTCCAAACTCTGCCGCTTCATCGCCAGGCAGCCCTGCCTTGGCTCAGCTAAGGAGCAAACTGGAAAACAGCAGGTGCACTGGTCTCCAGGATCCATTAGCCCACCCTGATATAAAGGCTGAGCCCATGGACTTCAATGAATGCCGGCTCATGATGGCTTCACCGCCAGAATATGGAGGGCCTGGCCCTTTTCTCAATGGCACTGGCCGTGGTGGGAGCCCCCTAGGGATGCACAATTCGTCACAGAACCCTTTGCAGAACTTGGCTCTGAGGTTGGAGGCACATGCATTAGGCTACCAAGGCATGAACAGTAACCTAAGGAAGGTTCAGCGGGTCCTCCAGATTGTCGACAACACTGTGTACCAGCAGAAGTTGGACAGCAACCCCGAGGAGCCCTCCAAGCTGAGGGGCTACATGAAGGAAGAGCACAAGCTGGCTCTGGCCTCCCAGGCTGGATTTCATGGGGTTGGACACAACAGCCCTAGCAAGAGCATTATTGACTACACGATAGAGAAGGTCACTGAGGCCAAAACCTCCCCACAGAGCCTAACTGAAGATGCAGAAAAAAGGGCTCTTGACATTAAGAAAGAGAGACCCAATCATATAATTGGTGCCATTTCAGATGAGAAGGCCCAGGAGAGGGATGGCCAGTACACATCTTTCTCTTGCCAATACTGCAAGGAGTCATTCAATGGCCCTATTCCCTTGCACCAGCATGAGCGCTACCTGTGCAAGATGAACGAAGAGATAAAGGCAGTCCTGAAACCTAATGAAAGCTTACCCATCAACCATAGGGGTGTGTCTGGCATAGAGCAACAAAGTGTTATGGTATCCTCTTCTATGTCTGATAGAAATACAACTAGCCCAATCAACCCATTTACAGATCACTTGTCAGTACTGAAAGCTTACTTTGCCATGAATACAGAGCCCAGTTCAGAAGAACTGCGAAAGATCTCCATTGCAGTTGGACTTCCACAAGAGTTTgtaaataagtgttttattcagtgGAAAGCTCAGGCTCTCCATGGTATGTCCAGAAAAAGATCTCCACCTCCAGAATGGGCCAGTGGGGACAGCAACCATGGTTTGGCTAGAGAATCAGCACTTGCAAGGTCACCTTCCATTGGCCAGTATAGTGACTCTACAGCGGAGCTCCAAGGTACTACCAATGGTGAAACTTGGCACCGGATATCCAAGTCAAGCATAAGACAGATAAATGAAAAAGCATTTGACTCTGTGGACCACTTGAGAGGTGAGACCCCATCACCCCTGAATCTTTCTTCAACATCTTCAAAACATTCTCACAGCAGCTCCTATACTCCTACAAGTCTCACCTCAGAGGATGCCCATGGTGAACCTCTAGACCTGTCATTGCCAAAACATCTCTCCAAATCTGACAGGAAGCCTAAACCAAATGGTTTCAACATAGACAGTGACCATGTTAAACGGGAACAAGGAGCAGAACCCTTGGACTTAGCTCAAATCAAGAAAGAGTTCAATGGCTCCAACAGTGTAGGCAATGAAAGCCAGCTAGACAAAAGTTCTAGCCCGATCTTTAGTATCAACCCCTTCAGCGGAGGACCCATTTATACCCCTCTACCACCTCATGGAGCATTCCCTCCATCTACATTCATGTCCCCAGCACAGGCCAGCATCCCAGGACTACGGCCTTACCCAGGACTTGATCCTATGGGCTTCCTTCCACACATGGCTTACACTTATGCTGCAGGGGCAGCAACCTTTGCTGAGATGCAGCAGCGACGAAAATACCAGCGAAAAACAGTATTCCAG GGAGAGCTGCTGGACAGCACAGGGGACTATTTGTCAGGGCTGGAGGACCTGACAGACAGTGAGTTGCTGCTTGCCCGGAAGAAGATTAAGAAGACCGAAAGTGGTATGTACGCGTGTGACTTGTGCGACAAAACATTCCAGAAGACCAGTTCCCTCCTAAGACACAAATATGAGCACACAG GAAAGCGGCCACACCAGTGCCAGATCTGCAAGAAGGCCTTTAAGCACAAGCACCATCTAATCGAGCACTCGCGCCTGCATTCGGGCGAGAAGCCCTATCAGTGTGACAAGTGTGGCAAGCGTTTCTCGCACTCGGGTTCGTACTCGCAGCACATGAACCACCGCTACTCCTACTGCAAGAGGGAGGCTGAGGAACGTGAGGCTGCCAAGCAAGAGAGCCATGAGAACGGTGGTCTACTGGAGCCCACAGAGCTGCTGATGCACCACGCTTACCTAAAGGGACTTGCGCCACTGAGATTTTCTGATCCGGAGGAGCAGGGCGAGGACATGATACGAGGAAGCACCGTCTTGAGAGACGGCATGGAGGACAGGTCTAGGGAGGCGGAGAAGGTGTACCCGGAAGTGACGGACAGACGAGAGGCAATGTTCAGGGAGGAGAAGGAAATGGAAACGATGGAGGATAGGTTGGAGAGCCAAAGCCTGGATGGTATGGCAAAAGATGAAAAAGAGAACGACGCATCAGGAGGAACGGAAGACGAGAGCTCGGAGGAGAGGAAGACGGAGAGCAAGACAGATGGCGAGGGCGAAATTGAGGATGCTGATTAA
- the zeb2a gene encoding zinc finger E-box-binding homeobox 2a isoform X1, with protein MVHTLAPVAPSVTRLRLPNLSSAFSSSLPARFGRFPTQSVLSSDEEDRLQGSEGEGSPVGVPSLEPSPRVAHALLSCREDEEDESHDIWQHTDLNGAEDRKDEYNPLSPDVSLHGAGNGTVKGIDATAELECFLAKRKLEDNEGCPASIAEYLQRGDTAIIYPEDPEESTRLSTPEANGQDDNENDLALRTPDDFAQLLTCPYCDRGYKRLTALKEHIKYRHEKNEESFPCPLCSDTFAYRTQLDRHMATHRPSRDQPPVLNEGAGNRKFKCTECGKAFKYKHHLKEHLRIHSGEKPYECSNCKKRFSHSGSYSSHISSKKCIGLISINGRVRHGVGTKPGSSPNSAASSPGSPALAQLRSKLENSRCTGLQDPLAHPDIKAEPMDFNECRLMMASPPEYGGPGPFLNGTGRGGSPLGMHNSSQNPLQNLALRLEAHALGYQGMNSNLRKVQRVLQIVDNTVYQQKLDSNPEEPSKLRGYMKEEHKLALASQAGFHGVGHNSPSKSIIDYTIEKVTEAKTSPQSLTEDAEKRALDIKKERPNHIIGAISDEKAQERDGQYTSFSCQYCKESFNGPIPLHQHERYLCKMNEEIKAVLKPNESLPINHRGVSGIEQQSVMVSSSMSDRNTTSPINPFTDHLSVLKAYFAMNTEPSSEELRKISIAVGLPQEFVNKCFIQWKAQALHGMSRKRSPPPEWASGDSNHGLARESALARSPSIGQYSDSTAELQGTTNGETWHRISKSSIRQINEKAFDSVDHLRGETPSPLNLSSTSSKHSHSSSYTPTSLTSEDAHGEPLDLSLPKHLSKSDRKPKPNGFNIDSDHVKREQGAEPLDLAQIKKEFNGSNSVGNESQLDKSSSPIFSINPFSGGPIYTPLPPHGAFPPSTFMSPAQASIPGLRPYPGLDPMGFLPHMAYTYAAGAATFAEMQQRRKYQRKTVFQGELLDSTGDYLSGLEDLTDSELLLARKKIKKTESGMYACDLCDKTFQKTSSLLRHKYEHTGKRPHQCQICKKAFKHKHHLIEHSRLHSGEKPYQCDKCGKRFSHSGSYSQHMNHRYSYCKREAEEREAAKQESHENGGLLEPTELLMHHAYLKGLAPLRFSDPEEQGEDMIRGSTVLRDGMEDRSREAEKVYPEVTDRREAMFREEKEMETMEDRLESQSLDGMAKDEKENDASGGTEDESSEERKTESKTDGEGEIEDAD; from the exons TTCTGAGCTCCGATGAAGAGGACAGACTGCAGGGTTCGGAGGGAGAGGGGAGCCCGGTCGGCGTTCCCAGCCTCGAGCCGTCACCCCGAGTGGCACATGCCCTCCTTTCATGCAGAGAAGACGAGGAGGACGAGAGCCATGACATCTGGCAACACACGGACCTCAACGGTGCAG AGGACAGAAAAGATGAATACAATCCTCTGAGCCCTGACGTCTCTCTCCATGGCGCTGGTAACGGTACAG TTAAGGGTATTGATGCCACTGCAGAGCTGGAGTGCTTCTTGGCCAAGAGGAAGCTGGAGGACAACGAGGGATGTCCAGCCAGCATCGCTGAGTACCTGCAACGAGGGGACACGGCCATAATTTACCCAGAAGACCCGGAGGAGAGCACGAGGTTGAGCACTCCAGAGGCCAATGGGCAGGATGACAATGAGAATG ATCTGGCACTCAGGACGCCAGATGACTTTGCTCAACTGTTGACCTGCCCCTACTGCGACCGCGGCTACAAGAGGCTGACCGCCCTCAAGGAGCACATCAAGTACCGGCACGAGAAGAACGAGGAGAGCTTCCCCTGCCCGCTCTGCAGCGACACATTCGCCTACCGCACGCAGCTGGATCGCCATATGGCCACCCACAGGCCTTCTAGGGACCAG CCTCCGGTGCTGAACGAAGGGGCTGGAAACCGCAAGTTTAAATGCACAGAGTGTGGGAAAGCCTTCAAATACAAGCACCATCTGAAGGAGCACCTCCGCATCCACAGTG GTGAAAAGCCATATGAATGCTCCAACTGTAAGAAACGCTTCTCGCACTCTGGCTCCTACAGTTCACACATTAGTAGCAAGAAATGCATTGGCCTCATCTCTATAAATGGACGGGTACGACATGGGGTCGGCACCAAGCCTGGCTCATCTCCAAACTCTGCCGCTTCATCGCCAGGCAGCCCTGCCTTGGCTCAGCTAAGGAGCAAACTGGAAAACAGCAGGTGCACTGGTCTCCAGGATCCATTAGCCCACCCTGATATAAAGGCTGAGCCCATGGACTTCAATGAATGCCGGCTCATGATGGCTTCACCGCCAGAATATGGAGGGCCTGGCCCTTTTCTCAATGGCACTGGCCGTGGTGGGAGCCCCCTAGGGATGCACAATTCGTCACAGAACCCTTTGCAGAACTTGGCTCTGAGGTTGGAGGCACATGCATTAGGCTACCAAGGCATGAACAGTAACCTAAGGAAGGTTCAGCGGGTCCTCCAGATTGTCGACAACACTGTGTACCAGCAGAAGTTGGACAGCAACCCCGAGGAGCCCTCCAAGCTGAGGGGCTACATGAAGGAAGAGCACAAGCTGGCTCTGGCCTCCCAGGCTGGATTTCATGGGGTTGGACACAACAGCCCTAGCAAGAGCATTATTGACTACACGATAGAGAAGGTCACTGAGGCCAAAACCTCCCCACAGAGCCTAACTGAAGATGCAGAAAAAAGGGCTCTTGACATTAAGAAAGAGAGACCCAATCATATAATTGGTGCCATTTCAGATGAGAAGGCCCAGGAGAGGGATGGCCAGTACACATCTTTCTCTTGCCAATACTGCAAGGAGTCATTCAATGGCCCTATTCCCTTGCACCAGCATGAGCGCTACCTGTGCAAGATGAACGAAGAGATAAAGGCAGTCCTGAAACCTAATGAAAGCTTACCCATCAACCATAGGGGTGTGTCTGGCATAGAGCAACAAAGTGTTATGGTATCCTCTTCTATGTCTGATAGAAATACAACTAGCCCAATCAACCCATTTACAGATCACTTGTCAGTACTGAAAGCTTACTTTGCCATGAATACAGAGCCCAGTTCAGAAGAACTGCGAAAGATCTCCATTGCAGTTGGACTTCCACAAGAGTTTgtaaataagtgttttattcagtgGAAAGCTCAGGCTCTCCATGGTATGTCCAGAAAAAGATCTCCACCTCCAGAATGGGCCAGTGGGGACAGCAACCATGGTTTGGCTAGAGAATCAGCACTTGCAAGGTCACCTTCCATTGGCCAGTATAGTGACTCTACAGCGGAGCTCCAAGGTACTACCAATGGTGAAACTTGGCACCGGATATCCAAGTCAAGCATAAGACAGATAAATGAAAAAGCATTTGACTCTGTGGACCACTTGAGAGGTGAGACCCCATCACCCCTGAATCTTTCTTCAACATCTTCAAAACATTCTCACAGCAGCTCCTATACTCCTACAAGTCTCACCTCAGAGGATGCCCATGGTGAACCTCTAGACCTGTCATTGCCAAAACATCTCTCCAAATCTGACAGGAAGCCTAAACCAAATGGTTTCAACATAGACAGTGACCATGTTAAACGGGAACAAGGAGCAGAACCCTTGGACTTAGCTCAAATCAAGAAAGAGTTCAATGGCTCCAACAGTGTAGGCAATGAAAGCCAGCTAGACAAAAGTTCTAGCCCGATCTTTAGTATCAACCCCTTCAGCGGAGGACCCATTTATACCCCTCTACCACCTCATGGAGCATTCCCTCCATCTACATTCATGTCCCCAGCACAGGCCAGCATCCCAGGACTACGGCCTTACCCAGGACTTGATCCTATGGGCTTCCTTCCACACATGGCTTACACTTATGCTGCAGGGGCAGCAACCTTTGCTGAGATGCAGCAGCGACGAAAATACCAGCGAAAAACAGTATTCCAG GGAGAGCTGCTGGACAGCACAGGGGACTATTTGTCAGGGCTGGAGGACCTGACAGACAGTGAGTTGCTGCTTGCCCGGAAGAAGATTAAGAAGACCGAAAGTGGTATGTACGCGTGTGACTTGTGCGACAAAACATTCCAGAAGACCAGTTCCCTCCTAAGACACAAATATGAGCACACAG GAAAGCGGCCACACCAGTGCCAGATCTGCAAGAAGGCCTTTAAGCACAAGCACCATCTAATCGAGCACTCGCGCCTGCATTCGGGCGAGAAGCCCTATCAGTGTGACAAGTGTGGCAAGCGTTTCTCGCACTCGGGTTCGTACTCGCAGCACATGAACCACCGCTACTCCTACTGCAAGAGGGAGGCTGAGGAACGTGAGGCTGCCAAGCAAGAGAGCCATGAGAACGGTGGTCTACTGGAGCCCACAGAGCTGCTGATGCACCACGCTTACCTAAAGGGACTTGCGCCACTGAGATTTTCTGATCCGGAGGAGCAGGGCGAGGACATGATACGAGGAAGCACCGTCTTGAGAGACGGCATGGAGGACAGGTCTAGGGAGGCGGAGAAGGTGTACCCGGAAGTGACGGACAGACGAGAGGCAATGTTCAGGGAGGAGAAGGAAATGGAAACGATGGAGGATAGGTTGGAGAGCCAAAGCCTGGATGGTATGGCAAAAGATGAAAAAGAGAACGACGCATCAGGAGGAACGGAAGACGAGAGCTCGGAGGAGAGGAAGACGGAGAGCAAGACAGATGGCGAGGGCGAAATTGAGGATGCTGATTAA
- the zeb2a gene encoding zinc finger E-box-binding homeobox 2a isoform X3, whose translation MVHTLAPVAPSVTRLRLPNLSSAFSSSLPARFGRFPTQSVLSSDEEDRLQGSEGEGSPVGVPSLEPSPRVAHALLSCREDEEDESHDIWQHTDLNGAEDRKDEYNPLSPDVSLHGAGNGTVKGIDATAELECFLAKRKLEDNEGCPASIAEYLQRGDTAIIYPEDPEESTRLSTPEANGQDDNENDLALRTPDDFAQLLTCPYCDRGYKRLTALKEHIKYRHEKNEESFPCPLCSDTFAYRTQLDRHMATHRPSRDQPPVLNEGAGNRKFKCTECGKAFKYKHHLKEHLRIHSGEKPYECSNCKKRFSHSGSYSSHISSKKCIGLISINGRVRHGVGTKPGSSPNSAASSPGSPALAQLRSKLENSRCTGLQDPLAHPDIKAEPMDFNECRLMMASPPEYGGPGPFLNGTGRGGSPLGMHNSSQNPLQNLALRLEAHALGYQGMNSNLRKVQRVLQIVDNTVYQQKLDSNPEEPSKLRGYMKEEHKLALASQAGFHGVGHNSPSKSIIDYTIEKVTEAKTSPQSLTEDAEKRALDIKKERPNHIIGAISDEKAQERDGQYTSFSCQYCKESFNGPIPLHQHERYLCKMNEEIKAVLKPNESLPINHRGVSGIEQQSVMVSSSMSDRNTTSPINPFTDHLSVLKAYFAMNTEPSSEELRKISIAVGLPQEFVNKCFIQWKAQALHGMSRKRSPPPEWASGDSNHGLARESALARSPSIGQYSDSTAELQGTTNGETWHRISKSSIRQINEKAFDSVDHLRGETPSPLNLSSTSSKHSHSSSYTPTSLTSEDAHGEPLDLSLPKHLSKSDRKPKPNGFNIDSDHVKREQGAEPLDLAQIKKEFNGSNSVGNESQLDKSSSPIFSINPFSGGPIYTPLPPHGAFPPSTFMSPAQASIPGLRPYPGLDPMGFLPHMAYTYAAGAATFAEMQQRRKYQRKTVFQGELLDSTGDYLSGLEDLTDSELLLARKKIKKTESGKRPHQCQICKKAFKHKHHLIEHSRLHSGEKPYQCDKCGKRFSHSGSYSQHMNHRYSYCKREAEEREAAKQESHENGGLLEPTELLMHHAYLKGLAPLRFSDPEEQGEDMIRGSTVLRDGMEDRSREAEKVYPEVTDRREAMFREEKEMETMEDRLESQSLDGMAKDEKENDASGGTEDESSEERKTESKTDGEGEIEDAD comes from the exons TTCTGAGCTCCGATGAAGAGGACAGACTGCAGGGTTCGGAGGGAGAGGGGAGCCCGGTCGGCGTTCCCAGCCTCGAGCCGTCACCCCGAGTGGCACATGCCCTCCTTTCATGCAGAGAAGACGAGGAGGACGAGAGCCATGACATCTGGCAACACACGGACCTCAACGGTGCAG AGGACAGAAAAGATGAATACAATCCTCTGAGCCCTGACGTCTCTCTCCATGGCGCTGGTAACGGTACAG TTAAGGGTATTGATGCCACTGCAGAGCTGGAGTGCTTCTTGGCCAAGAGGAAGCTGGAGGACAACGAGGGATGTCCAGCCAGCATCGCTGAGTACCTGCAACGAGGGGACACGGCCATAATTTACCCAGAAGACCCGGAGGAGAGCACGAGGTTGAGCACTCCAGAGGCCAATGGGCAGGATGACAATGAGAATG ATCTGGCACTCAGGACGCCAGATGACTTTGCTCAACTGTTGACCTGCCCCTACTGCGACCGCGGCTACAAGAGGCTGACCGCCCTCAAGGAGCACATCAAGTACCGGCACGAGAAGAACGAGGAGAGCTTCCCCTGCCCGCTCTGCAGCGACACATTCGCCTACCGCACGCAGCTGGATCGCCATATGGCCACCCACAGGCCTTCTAGGGACCAG CCTCCGGTGCTGAACGAAGGGGCTGGAAACCGCAAGTTTAAATGCACAGAGTGTGGGAAAGCCTTCAAATACAAGCACCATCTGAAGGAGCACCTCCGCATCCACAGTG GTGAAAAGCCATATGAATGCTCCAACTGTAAGAAACGCTTCTCGCACTCTGGCTCCTACAGTTCACACATTAGTAGCAAGAAATGCATTGGCCTCATCTCTATAAATGGACGGGTACGACATGGGGTCGGCACCAAGCCTGGCTCATCTCCAAACTCTGCCGCTTCATCGCCAGGCAGCCCTGCCTTGGCTCAGCTAAGGAGCAAACTGGAAAACAGCAGGTGCACTGGTCTCCAGGATCCATTAGCCCACCCTGATATAAAGGCTGAGCCCATGGACTTCAATGAATGCCGGCTCATGATGGCTTCACCGCCAGAATATGGAGGGCCTGGCCCTTTTCTCAATGGCACTGGCCGTGGTGGGAGCCCCCTAGGGATGCACAATTCGTCACAGAACCCTTTGCAGAACTTGGCTCTGAGGTTGGAGGCACATGCATTAGGCTACCAAGGCATGAACAGTAACCTAAGGAAGGTTCAGCGGGTCCTCCAGATTGTCGACAACACTGTGTACCAGCAGAAGTTGGACAGCAACCCCGAGGAGCCCTCCAAGCTGAGGGGCTACATGAAGGAAGAGCACAAGCTGGCTCTGGCCTCCCAGGCTGGATTTCATGGGGTTGGACACAACAGCCCTAGCAAGAGCATTATTGACTACACGATAGAGAAGGTCACTGAGGCCAAAACCTCCCCACAGAGCCTAACTGAAGATGCAGAAAAAAGGGCTCTTGACATTAAGAAAGAGAGACCCAATCATATAATTGGTGCCATTTCAGATGAGAAGGCCCAGGAGAGGGATGGCCAGTACACATCTTTCTCTTGCCAATACTGCAAGGAGTCATTCAATGGCCCTATTCCCTTGCACCAGCATGAGCGCTACCTGTGCAAGATGAACGAAGAGATAAAGGCAGTCCTGAAACCTAATGAAAGCTTACCCATCAACCATAGGGGTGTGTCTGGCATAGAGCAACAAAGTGTTATGGTATCCTCTTCTATGTCTGATAGAAATACAACTAGCCCAATCAACCCATTTACAGATCACTTGTCAGTACTGAAAGCTTACTTTGCCATGAATACAGAGCCCAGTTCAGAAGAACTGCGAAAGATCTCCATTGCAGTTGGACTTCCACAAGAGTTTgtaaataagtgttttattcagtgGAAAGCTCAGGCTCTCCATGGTATGTCCAGAAAAAGATCTCCACCTCCAGAATGGGCCAGTGGGGACAGCAACCATGGTTTGGCTAGAGAATCAGCACTTGCAAGGTCACCTTCCATTGGCCAGTATAGTGACTCTACAGCGGAGCTCCAAGGTACTACCAATGGTGAAACTTGGCACCGGATATCCAAGTCAAGCATAAGACAGATAAATGAAAAAGCATTTGACTCTGTGGACCACTTGAGAGGTGAGACCCCATCACCCCTGAATCTTTCTTCAACATCTTCAAAACATTCTCACAGCAGCTCCTATACTCCTACAAGTCTCACCTCAGAGGATGCCCATGGTGAACCTCTAGACCTGTCATTGCCAAAACATCTCTCCAAATCTGACAGGAAGCCTAAACCAAATGGTTTCAACATAGACAGTGACCATGTTAAACGGGAACAAGGAGCAGAACCCTTGGACTTAGCTCAAATCAAGAAAGAGTTCAATGGCTCCAACAGTGTAGGCAATGAAAGCCAGCTAGACAAAAGTTCTAGCCCGATCTTTAGTATCAACCCCTTCAGCGGAGGACCCATTTATACCCCTCTACCACCTCATGGAGCATTCCCTCCATCTACATTCATGTCCCCAGCACAGGCCAGCATCCCAGGACTACGGCCTTACCCAGGACTTGATCCTATGGGCTTCCTTCCACACATGGCTTACACTTATGCTGCAGGGGCAGCAACCTTTGCTGAGATGCAGCAGCGACGAAAATACCAGCGAAAAACAGTATTCCAG GGAGAGCTGCTGGACAGCACAGGGGACTATTTGTCAGGGCTGGAGGACCTGACAGACAGTGAGTTGCTGCTTGCCCGGAAGAAGATTAAGAAGACCGAAAGTG GAAAGCGGCCACACCAGTGCCAGATCTGCAAGAAGGCCTTTAAGCACAAGCACCATCTAATCGAGCACTCGCGCCTGCATTCGGGCGAGAAGCCCTATCAGTGTGACAAGTGTGGCAAGCGTTTCTCGCACTCGGGTTCGTACTCGCAGCACATGAACCACCGCTACTCCTACTGCAAGAGGGAGGCTGAGGAACGTGAGGCTGCCAAGCAAGAGAGCCATGAGAACGGTGGTCTACTGGAGCCCACAGAGCTGCTGATGCACCACGCTTACCTAAAGGGACTTGCGCCACTGAGATTTTCTGATCCGGAGGAGCAGGGCGAGGACATGATACGAGGAAGCACCGTCTTGAGAGACGGCATGGAGGACAGGTCTAGGGAGGCGGAGAAGGTGTACCCGGAAGTGACGGACAGACGAGAGGCAATGTTCAGGGAGGAGAAGGAAATGGAAACGATGGAGGATAGGTTGGAGAGCCAAAGCCTGGATGGTATGGCAAAAGATGAAAAAGAGAACGACGCATCAGGAGGAACGGAAGACGAGAGCTCGGAGGAGAGGAAGACGGAGAGCAAGACAGATGGCGAGGGCGAAATTGAGGATGCTGATTAA